A segment of the candidate division TA06 bacterium genome:
TCCGCCTTGATGGGGGAGGACAAAGGAGGGGGTGTTGACTCACATTGGCGGTCACCCTCCCTTTTATTCCCTCCCAAATGACACAGAATGTGTTTTCGCGATTCGTTGTTTGCCCTCCGAATACTCGAAGGATCTTGGACAGTTCGCAGTCTGTAGTTTGTAATTGATCATTTTTCCTCAAGCCAGTCTGGCTTGCGCTTTTCCAGAAACGCCGCCATCCCTTCCTGCCCCTCTTCACCCTTTCTCAGCTCAGCGAGAACCTCTGCAGTGAATCGTTTAGCTGAATTGAGGGTCATGGAACTGACCCCCTCTATCAGCCTTTTGCATGCAGACAGCGCGCAGGGTCCGCTAGTTACAATCTGTTCAATCAGACCATTTATGAAGTCATCCAGCTCGTCATGTTTCACAACGAAGTTGACCAGCCCGGCCTCACGGGCCAGTTCTGCACTCAGCCTTTCACCGCTCAAGAAAAACCGCCTTGCCCTGGACTCCCCGATTCTTCTGACTGCGTACGGTGATATGCATGCCGGAACCAGGCCCAGCTTCACTTCGCTGAAACTGAATTTTGCTTTGTCTGAGGCTACGGCGATATCACAGACACAAACGAACCCGGTCCCACCACCTATGGCTGCTCCATTCACCCTGGCAATGGTGGGCCTGGGAAAAGAGTACATCTTGTATAGGAGTTCAGACAGTACGAGTGAGTCCTGGACACTCTCTTCGAATGTCATCTCCTTCACCCTCTTCATCCAGTTAAGGTCTGCACCAGCACAGAAAGACTTGCCCTCGCCTGTTAAGACGACCACTCTTGTATCTTCTCTCTCTCCTATCTCATCGAACGCTCTATCCAAATCCTGGAACATCTCAGAGTTGAATGCATTATGGACCTCGGGTCGGTTAAGAGTAACCCTGGCCACGGGACCCTCAAAAGATACTACGATCGTTTGTGACTCCAACTCTCCTCCTTCACATCCTGAACACGCCAAACTGGTGGTCAGGAGTGGGCGCGTTCAAGGACATGGATATTGCCAGGCCAAGAGCGCTCCTGGTGTCCACTGGGTCGATTATTCCGTCATCCCAGATTCTGGCTGTGCTGTAGTATGGATTACCCTCATGCTCATACTTCTCCAGAATAGGTCTCTTGAACTCTTCTTGCTCTTCAGGACTCATCGTCTTTCCTTTTGCGGCCAACTGGTCCAGCTTTATGGTCAACAACACGTTGGCAGCCTGTTCCCCGCCCATGACAGATATTCTTGCGTTCGGCCACATCCAGAGAAGTCTGGGCAGATAACCTCTACCGCACATCCCGTAGTTGCCGGCGCCAAAGGAACCGCCTACTATGACCGTGAACCTTGGAACCTGTGCATTGGCTACAGCGTGGACCATCTTTGCGCCGTCTTTCGCTATTCCTCCGCGTTCAGCAGCTTTTCCGACTATGAAACCGGTTATGTTCTGTAAGAATATTAGAGGTACCTTTCTTGTTGCACACATGGTGATGAAATGTGCGCCTTTGAGTGCGCTTTCTGAAAAGAGGACCCCGTTGTTAGCGAGGATTCCCACGGGGTATCCCATTATTCTGGCAAAACAAGTGACCAATGTGGTAGCATAGAATTCCTTGAACTCATGAAACCTGCTGCCGTCAACGATTCGTGCTATCACCTCTCTCACTTCATACTGCCTTCTTATGCCTTTGGGAATTACTCCATAGAGTTCCTCAGGATCGTAGTAAGGGTCTTCCGGCTCTGAGATGTCCAGTTCTTGTTTGGAAGGCCTGTTCAGATTCCCGGCTATGTTCCTCACTATCTGTATTGCGTGTTCCTCATTCAGAGCATAGTGGTCGGTCACACCTGATATTCGGCAGTGGACGTCAGCTCCGCCCAGCTCTTCCGCGGTAACCTCCTCGCCAGTTGCTGCCTTCACCAGAGGAGGCCCACCAAGATAGATTGTCCCCTGTTCTTTCACTATGACATTCTCGTCGCTCATGGCAGGTACATAGGCGCCGCCTGCTGTGCAAAATCCGAGCACCGCCGATATCTGGGGGATGGCGAGTGCAGACATGCGGGCTTGATTGTAGAAGATTCTTCCGAAGTGCTCCTTGTCAGGAAATACCTCGTCCTGCAAAGGGAGGAAAACCCCTCCCGAATCGACGAGATAGATACAGGGGAGACGATTATCAAGCGCTATCTCCTGCGCACGTATGTGTTTCTTTATGGTCATTGGGAAGTAAGAACCACCCTTCACAGTTGGGTCATTCACTATGATAAGGGCTTCCTTTCCCTCCACCAGCCCCACTCCGGTTATCATGCCCGCACAGGGCCCCTCATCATTGTACATCCCATTTGCTGCAAGAGTACTGAACTCCAAGAACGGGGTGTCCTTATCCAGAAGCAGTTCCAGTCTCTTCCGCGCAGAGAGTTTACCCCTCTCCTTAAGCTTTTTGTGGAACCTCTCGGGGCCGCCCTTTTTTGCCGCGTCCACTTTCTCTTTCAGTTCTTTAATAAGCTGGAGATTGCATTCTCTGTTCTCTTTGAACTCGGCACTGCTGGTATCTATTTTTGAATCCCATCTAAACATGGATCCTCCTGCGGATAACAGGATAAGGCTTCCAAAGGGATGATACTATGCTAAACAAGGACTCCTTTGTAACCGTAGCATATTACTCCTGCTTGGCCCTGTTCATATATCTTTCTGAACTCAATTCTGACCTTTTTGCCTATTTCAAGCTCATCGAAGTCGCAGTCCGCAATCTGGGCGGTCAGCCTTGGACCATCCTTCAACTGGATTATCCCTACAGCGTAAGGAGCCTCATCAGAGAACTCACCGGGAGCAACTCTTATGACCGTGTAACTGACGAGTGTCCCTTCATCGCTTGCCCTTACCTGGTCAAATTCCCTGGAACCACATGCATCGCACACCATTCTGGGTGGGATGAAACTCTTCCCACACTTTTTGCATTTTCCGGATTCGAGCCTGTACCTCTGTGGAATCTCTCTCCAATATCTTGCGGTTGACACCTCAAACCTCCCTTTGGTGTTTCATTTATGCCTTCTTTAGTATGTGCACCACAGAGGAGCCTCCGCTTCCTCCCATATTCTGGGTGAGGCCGGCAGTTGCTCCTTTCACCTGACGTTCTCCTGAATCACCGCGCAGTTGTTCGACTATTTCGCACACCTGGGCGACACCTGTTGCTCCCACTGGATGGCCCTTTGACTTAAGGCCACCGCTCGTGTTGACTGGTATCTTTCCTCCCAAGGCGGTCATTCCGCTTTCAGCGGCAGTACCTCCCTTTCCTTTTTCCGCCAGCCCTAGAGCTTCCAGTACACAGATCTCTGCAATTGTGAAGCAATCATGAACCTCGGCAACATCAATATCTTCTAGCTTTACACCTGCCTGCTTGTATGCCTGCTGGGCGGATTTGTTTACAGCATCTAACCAGGTGATGTCCTTTCTGGAATGGAGTGCGATAGTGTCAGTCGCATGACCGGTTCCCACGATTTTGACTGGTGGCTTCTTAGAAAGCTTAGATGCCACATCTGCCGGACAGAGGATGACCGCTGCAGCCCCATCCGTTATGGGAGAGCAGTCAAGGATCCTCAATGGGTCTGCAACCAGAACAGATTCCAGGACCCTTTCCACACTAATCTCAAAGGGGTACTGAGCATTTGGATTCTTGGCTCCGTGCCTGTGGTTCTTTACGGCTACGTGGGCCAACTGTTCTCTCGTGGTCCCGAACTCGTGCATGTGCCTGCGAGCGATGAGAGCATAGAGCCCGGGGAAAGTGACTCCGTTGTAGGCTTCATACTCTCGGTCTGCCGCAGTGGCCAGAGCATAGGTCGCTTCTGAGCCGGAAACATCCGTCATCTTCTCCACGCCCCCGGCCAGGACAATGTCGTGCATTCCTGATGCGACGTCCATGTAGGCGGTGCGCACCGCCACTCCGCCGGAAGCGCATGCGGACTCCACTCTGACAGCAGGAATATTCTTGGCCCCAAGATAGTCTGAAAGGACAGAACCAAGATGTTCCTGGCCCACAAAAACGCCACTCGTCATGCACCCAACATACATCGAGTCTATGTGGTCGGTGCCAGCATCATCTATCGCATTCAAGGCGGCCTCAACGAACATCTGGCGGAGGGACTTGTTCCACAGCTCTCCCCATTTGATCATTCCAACTCCGATGATTGCTACGTCTCTCATCTTACCTTTCCTCCTCAGAGTGCCTTGAGAATCTTTTTCCTGTACTTGGCGTACGTGCCGTAGTCTATATATCTCTTGTGATTGTCCAACATGTCCGTGGTTTTTGGTGCGTCGTCCCTGACTGATGTGAGCCTTTTCTGTGCAGTCAGGATGAAAGCATCGCTTCCAGCCCCAGAACCATACGAGACGAGAAGTATCTTGTCATTGGGTTTGGCGATGTCAAGAACCGCAGTCAGTCCCATGGGGGAGGAGCCAGAATACGTGTTTCCCAGTCTTGGAACGAGTCTGCCCGGTTCAATCTGCTCAGGTTTGAATCCAAGTCTCTTCCCGGCCCTCAGGGGGAATTTACCATTGGGCTGATGGAAAATTACATATGCGAAATCCGTGGGTTTCATCTTGCTAGCGTCCATCATGCCTGTGGCAGCTCCAAGGACGTGTTTGAAGTAGGCAGGCTCGCCGGTAAACCTGCCGGCATGCCTTGGATAATGTTGGTACTCTCTTCTCCAGAAGTCCGGTGTATCCGTCATGTAAGAGTAAGTGGAATCGATTGTCGCGAGAAGGTTATCTTTTCCTATTATGAAGGCTGCTGCGCCTGCGGCGGCTGAGTACTCCAGTGCGTCACCTGGAGCGCCCTGAGAGGTGTCTGCCCCTATGGCCAGTGCGTACTTGACGTGACCTGAACTGACCAGGCTAGTACAAACGAACAGCGCCTCTGAGCCTGCCTTGCAGGCGAATTCGAAGTCTGCGCAATGGATTTCAGGCGTTGCACCGATGGCCTCGGCCACGACTGTCCCACTGGGTTTCACTGCGTAGGGATGCGATTCAGACCCCACATAGAGAGCGCCTATCTCCTTTGCATCTATCCTTGCCCTCTTCAGTGCGTACCTCGCAGCCTGAACCGAGAAGGTTATTGTGTCTTGGTCAGGCGAGGGGACAGACTTCTCTTGAAGGCCGAGCCCTCTCTTGTAGCTGGGAGCGTCAGCGCCCCAGACCTTTGCTATCTCCTCAACCTTTATTCTGTTTCTGGGTATTGAAGCTCCGTATCCAATAATGCCAACCATGGTCTACCTCCCGAACATAGCTTTAAGCTTCCTGAGCCAGCTCTATCAGGACGCCGTGACAGTCCCTGGGATGCAGGAATGCGACTATACGGCCATGCGCCCCCTTCGCTGGCATTTGAGCCAGTCTGAAAGATTGATTTTTCAACTCCTGTACTGTCTCCTCGACGTTGTCTGTCTTGAAGCATAGGTGATGAAGGCCTTCACCTTTGTTTTCCAGAAACTTGTGTACGATGCTCTCCTCCGAGGTCGGACAAATCAGTTCCAACATCACATCGCCAACTTTCAGGAACGCCACCTCCAGGCTTCTTTCAGACAGTTCTTCTCTGTGGTCAACGCGCACTCCAAAAAGTCTGGTGTAAGTTTCAATAGCCTTTTCAATGTTTTCTACAGCAATCCCTATGTGGTCCATCTCTCTTATCATTTTTCTGTTCCGTATGTTCCGAAGACATCCTTTAAGGTCTCGCAGATTTCACCCAGGCTTGCACCCGATTCACACGCTGCCATGACAGAAGTCATGAGATTGACTTCTGCGCGCGCATCGGCTTCTACTTGTTCCAGTGCCTTCTTGACCCTCTCATTGTCTCTTCCAGCCCTGTACTCCTCGAGTTGATGGATTCTCTTTTTGGTGAGTATCTCATCAACGGTAAGAGTATCGATTTTCTCCTCTGTGTCAGACACATAGGTGTTGACACCAACAACTTTCCTCGCGTTCGATTCTATTTCCTTCTGGTACTGGTATGCGCTCTTCTCGATCTCGGTCTTGAAGTAGCCGGTTCGGACGCATTCCAGAGCGCCGCCCAGACCGTCCACTTTCTCAATTTCAGCAGTTATCAATCCCTCAAGCTCGCATGTCAAGCTTTCCAAGAAATATGAACCTGCCAGTGGATCGACCGTATCAGGGATTCCACTTTCGCATGCAATGATTTGCTGCGTTCTCAGCGCTATTGTTGCCGCCCTTTCGCTGGGCAGCGCCAGCGCTTCATCGTATGCGTTGGTGTGGAGCGATTGGCTTCCGCCCAGGACAGAGGCAACAGCTTGAAGAGCCACTCTGGTGATGTTGTTCTCCGGCTGCTGTGCAGTCAATGTGACTCCTGAGGTCTGAGTGTGGAAGCGGAGCATCTGCGATTTTTGACTTCCGGCCTTGAACCTCTCTTTCATTATCCTTGCCCACACCCTTCTAGCCGCCCTGAACTTAGCAATCTCCTCGAAGAAGTACAGGTGTGAGCTGAAGAAGAAGCTCAGTCTGGGTGCAAACTGATCCACATCAATTCCCCTCTCAAGGACCTTCTCCACTACTGCAATAGCGTCAGAGAGAGTGAAAGCAATCTCCTGGACTGCTGTAGCACCAGCCTCTCTCATGTGATATCCGCTAATGGATATGGTGTTCCATCTGGGAATGTTCATGGTGCAGTATTCAATTAGATCGACAGTCAGCCTTATGGACGGTCCCACCGGAAATATGTAGTTGCCCCGGGCTGTGTATTCTTTGAGTATGTCATTCTGCACGGTACCTGAAAGCGCGCTTTCCGGCACTTTCCTCCTTTTAGCTGCCGCCACATACATTGCCAGGATGGCCAAAGCGGTAGCGTTTATGGTCATGGATGTGGAGACCTTAGCCAGGTCTATTGAGTCGAAGAGGCTGTTCATGTCTCTTAGCGTACTAATGGCCACCCCGGTCCTGCCTACCTCCCCTTCGGCAAGTGGATCATCGGAATCAAGCCCCAGTTGTGTGGGCAGGTCGAAGGCGACAGAAAGACCTGTCTGTCCCTGCTTAAGAAGGTACCTGAATCTTTCGTTCGTCTCCTCTGTAGAGCCGAAGCCAGCATACTGGCGCATGGTCCACAGTCTTCCTCTGTACATGTTGGGATAGACACCTCTGGTGAAGGGGTATTTGCCAGGTTTTCCCAGTTTCTCCTCTGCCGAAAGATGCGCCGTCGACTCAGGGTCGTACACTTCGTTGATCTCAATACCTGAGGTTGTTCTGACGCTTGCCTCAGGTTTGGATGGTGACAAGCTTCTCTCCTTTTTCTACTGGTGACCCTTTCTTGGCGTGCACCTCTGCCACTATGCCGGCATGTGGAGCTTTCACCTCGTTCTGCATCTTCATTGCTTCCATTACCAGGAGGCCGTCATCCTTCTTGACCGACTGGCCTGGTTTGACTTCCAGCGCCACGACCAACCCGGGCATTGCCGCCCTAACTTCGATTCTTGTCTTTCTCTCTTTCTTAACCCTTAACTTTAGCTGTTCGGATATCTGTACGTGGTGTGCCTCCCCATTAACGTAGATGAGGAGGTCGTTCTCGCCTTTTTCTATGACAACTTCGTACTGTTTCCCCTCGACTATCATTGAGTAGAGGGATGATCCGGGGGATGACCTGAAGTCAAGAGTACGTTTTTTGCCGTCGATCAGGATGGCAAAGAATTCCTTGTCACGATCGACAAAGATGGGAAAGCTCTTATTGTCCACAATAGCAATGTATTTCATGGCGCGTTATGACCTGGACATGCCTCCCATTGCTTCGATTCTACCCTGGATTTTCCAGGGGTTCTCTCTACCGGGCCTGCCTTCCAGGATTCTCTCTTCCTTTTTCTCTTCGTTAGAGAGTGTGAATGCCGCGCCAGCCATGGCAGCCAGCTCTGCAAGCCTCTCTGAAGTGGGACGCACTTTTGTCTCCTCTATGAAAGCTGTGTCTATTGCTCCCTGTACAAACCTTGGATCATGGATAGCTCTACTGTGAAAGGATATGGTGTTGCGTATGCCAGTTATCCAGTATTCAGATAAGGCTCTACCCATTCTGGCTATCGCCTCTTCCCTGTCTCTTCCCCAGGTCACAAGTTTCGCTATCAATGGGTCGTAGTAAACCGGCACCTGATAACCAGAATATACTCCACTCTCTATTCTTACTCCCGGTCCTGCCGGTTCCCTGAGTGTTTCAATCTTCCCGCACGAGGGTAGGAAGTCATTGTCAGGGTCCTCAGCGTATATCCTGCATTCTATGCTGCTCCCCAGATGTTGAACATCTTTGGAGTCGAAGGTTATCGGTTCGCCCGCGGCAATTCCAATTTGGAGCTTGACTAGATCCAGGCCTGTGACCATTTCTGTCACCGGATGTTCAACTTGGAGGCGTGTATTCATCTCCAGGAAGTAGTAAGTGCTGTCTCCCATGAACATGAATTCCACTGTTCCCGCGTTTGTGTATCCGACAGCCTCTGCAGCTTTGCACGCGGCCTCTCCCATCTCCTGGCGCAGGCTCTCGTCAATTGCGGTTGAAGGTGACTCCTCTATGAGCTTCTGGTGCCTCCTCTGTATGGAGCACTCCCTTTCTCCCAGGTGGACAACGTGTCCTTTGTGGTCACCGAGTATCTGGAATTCTATGTGCCTTGGTCTCTCTAGAAATTTTTCCAGGTAGATGGTGCTGTCCCCGAAGGCTGAGCCTGCCTCCTGGGCCGCAATCTCAAGGAGCTCTCTCATCTCCTTTTCGTTCCTCACAAGCCTCATCCCTTTTCCTCCGCCTCCCAGGGCTGCCTTCAGAATGACTGGATAGCCAAGCTTGCCTGCCTCAGACAGTGCTTCTTTAACACCCGACACAGGGTTTTCTGTACCCGGTACCACCGGGATTCCCCTTGAAGCGACAGTTCTCTTGGCGGAAATCTTGTCGCCCATCGCCTTCATCGCACTCGCGCCAGGGCCTACGAATATAAGCCCTTCCTTTTCACAGGCCTCAGGTAGTTTTGGGTTCTCCGCAAGGAAACCGTATCCGGGATGGATTGCCTCAGCACCAGAGGCTTTTGCCACGCCAATTATCTTTTGTATGGAGAGGTAGGACTCGGTGGATGGGGGAGGGCCAATAAGGTATGCTTCGTCTGCGTGGAAAACATGAGGGGCTGTTCTATCCGCTTCAGAGTAGACTGCAACGGTTGAGATTCCCATCTCTTTTGCTGCTCGCATTACTCTAATCGCGATTTCTCCGCGGTTCGCTATGAGGATCTTATTAAACATGCCTCTCAAAGGGGGATAGAGCCGTGCTTCTTGGGTGGATTCTTCTGCCTCTTATTCTCAAGCATCTTCAAGGCCTTGACCAACTTTCTTCTGGTCTGGGCAGGCTCTATCACCTCATCTATGTAACCAAGCGCGGCGGCATAGTAAGGGTTGGCAAATCTTTCTCTGTACTCTCTAACCAGTTTCTCTTTCAGCTTTTTCGGGTCTTTTGCTTCCTTCAGTTCTTTCCTGTATATTATGTTGACCGCCCCATCAGGGCCCATGACCGCGATTTCGGCGGTGGGCCAGGCTAAGTTGATATCCCCTCTCACCTGTTTGCTGGAGAGGACGCAGTATGCACCCCCGTATGATTTTCTGGTAATCACGGTGATTTTGGGAACAGTGGCTTCACAATACGCATAAAGGAGTTTTGCACCGTGTCTGATTATTCCCCCGTGTTCCTGCGCGGTGCCCGGGAGGAAGCCCGGCACATCCTCAAATGTCAAAATGGGGATGTTGAAACTGTCACAGAATCTGACAAAGCGGGCGCCCTTAACCGAACAGTCTATGTCCAGAACGCCGGCCAACACGGCAGGCTGCTGTGCCACTAAACCTATGGGTCTGCCGTCCAACCTGGCAAAGCCCACGATAATGTTCTGGGCAAAATGTTCATGGACCTCAAGGAAGTCACCATTATCAACCACTTTCTCGATTACCTTCTTCATATCGTAAGGCTTGTCAGAACTCTCAGGAATCATGTGATTGAGTTCCTCGTCTTCTCTGTCCGGATCGTCTGTGGGTGCTGACCGTGGTGGGTCTTCCATGTTGTTGAGAGGAAGGTAGGTGAAGAGCTTCCTCATTTGAAGAAGGCAAGATTCATCATCGTCAGCAACGAAGTGTGCAATTCCACTCTTCTCCGCATGTATGTCTGCCCCTCCAAGTTGATCGAAAGTCACATCTTCATGGGTGACTGCTCTGACCACATCTGGGCCAGTTATGAACATGTAGCTGGTTCCCCTCACCATGAAGATGAAATCTGTCATGACTGGGGAGTAGACGGCACCTCCGGCACAAGGCCCCATGACTGCAGAGATTTGAGGAACAACCCCGGACATCATCACATTTCTCAAGAAGATCTCTGCGTACCCTCCCAGCGAGCCGACCCCTTCCTGTATACGGGCACCTCCAGAGTCGTTCAGGCCGATTACGGGGACCCCCACTTCCGCTGCCAGGTCCAGTATCTTTATGATCTTGTCCGCGTGGGCAAGGGAGAGCGTTCCCCCGAACGTGGTGAAGTCCTGTGAAAAGACGAAGCACTGTCTTCCTTCAATGGTTCCGTAGCCGGTTACTACGCCATCTCCGGGTATTTTCCTCTTCTCGAGGCCGAAGTCGTGGATGCGGTGCGTGACGAAGGCGTCCATCTCGCTGAAGCTGCGCTCATCCAGAAGTATGGCAATCCTCTCCCGTGCCGTCAACTTCCCGGCCTTGTGCTGCTTTTCAATCCTTTCTTTTCCCCCCAGCAGGAGGGACTGTTCCTTCAGTTGTCTCAGCCTTCTTATGGGTTCGGTATCCACGGCATCACCCCGCCTTGCTGCGAAGTTCTCTTATCATGTTTGTGGCTATGACCAATCTTTGAACCTGATTTGTGCCTTCATATATCTGTGTAATCTTCGCATCTCTCATCATCTTTTCAACAGGATAGTCTCGCATGTAGCCATAACCTCCCATGATCTGGACCGCGTCTATTGTCACCTTCACTGCAGTATCAGACGCGAACAGTTTGGACATGGCAGACTCTTTTGAAAAGAACTTGGGTTTGGAATCCATGAACCTGGCAACAGAATATACAAGGCTTCTTGCCGACTCAACCTGCGTGGCCATGTCTGCGAGAATGAAGTTGACAGCCTGGAAGTTGATTATTGCCTGACCGAATTGCTCTCTCTGAGATGCGTATTCAGCCGCGGCGTCGACTGCTGCTTGGGCAATGCCTAAAGCTATGGCTCCTATCTCTGTGCGCGAATTGTCAAGAGTCTTCATGGCTATTATGAAGCCCTGGCCTTCAGAACCGAGCAGGTTCTCTTTGGGGATCTTACAATCCTCAAATATGAGTTCTGCAGTACAGGAAGAT
Coding sequences within it:
- a CDS encoding thiolase domain-containing protein, coding for MRDVAIIGVGMIKWGELWNKSLRQMFVEAALNAIDDAGTDHIDSMYVGCMTSGVFVGQEHLGSVLSDYLGAKNIPAVRVESACASGGVAVRTAYMDVASGMHDIVLAGGVEKMTDVSGSEATYALATAADREYEAYNGVTFPGLYALIARRHMHEFGTTREQLAHVAVKNHRHGAKNPNAQYPFEISVERVLESVLVADPLRILDCSPITDGAAAVILCPADVASKLSKKPPVKIVGTGHATDTIALHSRKDITWLDAVNKSAQQAYKQAGVKLEDIDVAEVHDCFTIAEICVLEALGLAEKGKGGTAAESGMTALGGKIPVNTSGGLKSKGHPVGATGVAQVCEIVEQLRGDSGERQVKGATAGLTQNMGGSGGSSVVHILKKA
- a CDS encoding methylcrotonoyl-CoA carboxylase, translated to MFRWDSKIDTSSAEFKENRECNLQLIKELKEKVDAAKKGGPERFHKKLKERGKLSARKRLELLLDKDTPFLEFSTLAANGMYNDEGPCAGMITGVGLVEGKEALIIVNDPTVKGGSYFPMTIKKHIRAQEIALDNRLPCIYLVDSGGVFLPLQDEVFPDKEHFGRIFYNQARMSALAIPQISAVLGFCTAGGAYVPAMSDENVIVKEQGTIYLGGPPLVKAATGEEVTAEELGGADVHCRISGVTDHYALNEEHAIQIVRNIAGNLNRPSKQELDISEPEDPYYDPEELYGVIPKGIRRQYEVREVIARIVDGSRFHEFKEFYATTLVTCFARIMGYPVGILANNGVLFSESALKGAHFITMCATRKVPLIFLQNITGFIVGKAAERGGIAKDGAKMVHAVANAQVPRFTVIVGGSFGAGNYGMCGRGYLPRLLWMWPNARISVMGGEQAANVLLTIKLDQLAAKGKTMSPEEQEEFKRPILEKYEHEGNPYYSTARIWDDGIIDPVDTRSALGLAISMSLNAPTPDHQFGVFRM
- a CDS encoding methylmalonyl-CoA mutase, whose protein sequence is MSPSKPEASVRTTSGIEINEVYDPESTAHLSAEEKLGKPGKYPFTRGVYPNMYRGRLWTMRQYAGFGSTEETNERFRYLLKQGQTGLSVAFDLPTQLGLDSDDPLAEGEVGRTGVAISTLRDMNSLFDSIDLAKVSTSMTINATALAILAMYVAAAKRRKVPESALSGTVQNDILKEYTARGNYIFPVGPSIRLTVDLIEYCTMNIPRWNTISISGYHMREAGATAVQEIAFTLSDAIAVVEKVLERGIDVDQFAPRLSFFFSSHLYFFEEIAKFRAARRVWARIMKERFKAGSQKSQMLRFHTQTSGVTLTAQQPENNITRVALQAVASVLGGSQSLHTNAYDEALALPSERAATIALRTQQIIACESGIPDTVDPLAGSYFLESLTCELEGLITAEIEKVDGLGGALECVRTGYFKTEIEKSAYQYQKEIESNARKVVGVNTYVSDTEEKIDTLTVDEILTKKRIHQLEEYRAGRDNERVKKALEQVEADARAEVNLMTSVMAACESGASLGEICETLKDVFGTYGTEK
- a CDS encoding Zn-ribbon domain-containing OB-fold protein — encoded protein: MSTARYWREIPQRYRLESGKCKKCGKSFIPPRMVCDACGSREFDQVRASDEGTLVSYTVIRVAPGEFSDEAPYAVGIIQLKDGPRLTAQIADCDFDELEIGKKVRIEFRKIYEQGQAGVICYGYKGVLV
- the mce gene encoding methylmalonyl-CoA epimerase, yielding MIREMDHIGIAVENIEKAIETYTRLFGVRVDHREELSERSLEVAFLKVGDVMLELICPTSEESIVHKFLENKGEGLHHLCFKTDNVEETVQELKNQSFRLAQMPAKGAHGRIVAFLHPRDCHGVLIELAQEA
- a CDS encoding enoyl-CoA hydratase/isomerase family protein codes for the protein MTTSLACSGCEGGELESQTIVVSFEGPVARVTLNRPEVHNAFNSEMFQDLDRAFDEIGEREDTRVVVLTGEGKSFCAGADLNWMKRVKEMTFEESVQDSLVLSELLYKMYSFPRPTIARVNGAAIGGGTGFVCVCDIAVASDKAKFSFSEVKLGLVPACISPYAVRRIGESRARRFFLSGERLSAELAREAGLVNFVVKHDELDDFINGLIEQIVTSGPCALSACKRLIEGVSSMTLNSAKRFTAEVLAELRKGEEGQEGMAAFLEKRKPDWLEEK
- a CDS encoding acyl-CoA carboxylase subunit beta — translated: MDTEPIRRLRQLKEQSLLLGGKERIEKQHKAGKLTARERIAILLDERSFSEMDAFVTHRIHDFGLEKRKIPGDGVVTGYGTIEGRQCFVFSQDFTTFGGTLSLAHADKIIKILDLAAEVGVPVIGLNDSGGARIQEGVGSLGGYAEIFLRNVMMSGVVPQISAVMGPCAGGAVYSPVMTDFIFMVRGTSYMFITGPDVVRAVTHEDVTFDQLGGADIHAEKSGIAHFVADDDESCLLQMRKLFTYLPLNNMEDPPRSAPTDDPDREDEELNHMIPESSDKPYDMKKVIEKVVDNGDFLEVHEHFAQNIIVGFARLDGRPIGLVAQQPAVLAGVLDIDCSVKGARFVRFCDSFNIPILTFEDVPGFLPGTAQEHGGIIRHGAKLLYAYCEATVPKITVITRKSYGGAYCVLSSKQVRGDINLAWPTAEIAVMGPDGAVNIIYRKELKEAKDPKKLKEKLVREYRERFANPYYAAALGYIDEVIEPAQTRRKLVKALKMLENKRQKNPPKKHGSIPL
- a CDS encoding acetyl-CoA carboxylase biotin carboxyl carrier protein subunit, yielding MKYIAIVDNKSFPIFVDRDKEFFAILIDGKKRTLDFRSSPGSSLYSMIVEGKQYEVVIEKGENDLLIYVNGEAHHVQISEQLKLRVKKERKTRIEVRAAMPGLVVALEVKPGQSVKKDDGLLVMEAMKMQNEVKAPHAGIVAEVHAKKGSPVEKGEKLVTIQT
- a CDS encoding hydroxymethylglutaryl-CoA synthase — protein: MVGIIGYGASIPRNRIKVEEIAKVWGADAPSYKRGLGLQEKSVPSPDQDTITFSVQAARYALKRARIDAKEIGALYVGSESHPYAVKPSGTVVAEAIGATPEIHCADFEFACKAGSEALFVCTSLVSSGHVKYALAIGADTSQGAPGDALEYSAAAGAAAFIIGKDNLLATIDSTYSYMTDTPDFWRREYQHYPRHAGRFTGEPAYFKHVLGAATGMMDASKMKPTDFAYVIFHQPNGKFPLRAGKRLGFKPEQIEPGRLVPRLGNTYSGSSPMGLTAVLDIAKPNDKILLVSYGSGAGSDAFILTAQKRLTSVRDDAPKTTDMLDNHKRYIDYGTYAKYRKKILKAL
- the accC gene encoding acetyl-CoA carboxylase biotin carboxylase subunit, which gives rise to MFNKILIANRGEIAIRVMRAAKEMGISTVAVYSEADRTAPHVFHADEAYLIGPPPSTESYLSIQKIIGVAKASGAEAIHPGYGFLAENPKLPEACEKEGLIFVGPGASAMKAMGDKISAKRTVASRGIPVVPGTENPVSGVKEALSEAGKLGYPVILKAALGGGGKGMRLVRNEKEMRELLEIAAQEAGSAFGDSTIYLEKFLERPRHIEFQILGDHKGHVVHLGERECSIQRRHQKLIEESPSTAIDESLRQEMGEAACKAAEAVGYTNAGTVEFMFMGDSTYYFLEMNTRLQVEHPVTEMVTGLDLVKLQIGIAAGEPITFDSKDVQHLGSSIECRIYAEDPDNDFLPSCGKIETLREPAGPGVRIESGVYSGYQVPVYYDPLIAKLVTWGRDREEAIARMGRALSEYWITGIRNTISFHSRAIHDPRFVQGAIDTAFIEETKVRPTSERLAELAAMAGAAFTLSNEEKKEERILEGRPGRENPWKIQGRIEAMGGMSRS